A single region of the Schistocerca serialis cubense isolate TAMUIC-IGC-003099 chromosome 7, iqSchSeri2.2, whole genome shotgun sequence genome encodes:
- the LOC126412975 gene encoding uncharacterized protein LOC126412975, whose product MLATIAMGFLFAYQSWGDWDSIMLTFVNTFTLIGGAVKLAHFSSHVGAYRRLVTALRDVISVQWAHCQRDAALMAIFTGSHRKALWLTWAPMVYLNILGPVWFMMPVVAWASGVPGRQFPFANVRGVVKTNFPLYIAVYFIQCHSVFYWNFLSFGLDIFFVTCMIYIAAQLRITGERLSTVGRGSKDEESRAVYNEKSRLQKFGAKSCNSSEASGGSEEMYSELVDCVKAHQHTLSFLHVLQDVMSPVAMAQFVCSATAACITLFQATFE is encoded by the exons ATGCTCGCCACCATCGCCATGGGGTTCCTTTTCGCGTACCAGTCGTGGGGTGACTGGGACAGCATCATGCTCACGTTCGTCAACACGTTCACTCTGATCGGCGGCGCCGTCAAACTGGCGCACTTCTCCAGCCACGTCGGCGCCTACCGGCGACTCGTCACCGCACTTCGTGACGTCATCAGCGTGCAGTGGGCGCACTGCCAGCGCGACGCTGCCTTGATGGCCATCTTCACCGGCTCTCACCGGAAGGCCCTGTGGCTGACGTGGGCCCCCATGGTGTACCTCAACATCCTGGGCCCCGTCTGGTTCATGATGCCCGTAGTGGCCTGGGCATCGGGCGTTCCCGGCCGCCAGTTCCCCTTCGCCAACGTGCGCGGAGTCGTCAAGACGAATTTCCCGCTCTACATCGCCGTCTACTTCATACAGTGCCACTCAGTTTTCTACTGGAACTTTTTAAGCTTCGGTCTGGATATATTCTTCGTCACGTGCATGATATATATAGCTGCACAACTGCGTATAACGGGAGAGCGACTTTCGACTGTCGGCAGAGGATCAAAAGACGAGGAAAGTAGAGCTGTGTATAACGAAAAGTCGCGATTGCAAAAGTTTGGAGCCAAATCGTGCAACTCATCAGAGGCTAGCGGAGGGTCAGAAGAGATGTACTCGGAATTGGTGGACTGTGTCAAGGCTCATCAGCACACACTGAG CTTCCTGCACGTGCTGCAGGACGTGATGAGCCCGGTGGCGATGGCGCAGTTCGTGTGCAGCGCCACGGCTGCCTGCATCACGCTCTTTCAGGCCACGTTC GAATAA